From the Candidatus Zixiibacteriota bacterium genome, one window contains:
- the rpiA gene encoding ribose-5-phosphate isomerase RpiA, translating into MSHDKTELKQLAARHATAMVESGMTVGLGHGSTSLLAVRELAQYLKDGRLTRIVGIPCSKEIEAEARSLGIPLSTLEENPVIDITLDGADEVDPQLNLIKGGGGALLREKIAAQASRREVIMIDDSKMSDVLGTKWAVPVEVVPFGWRTQAQFVESLGAVVSVRMKGTEPFRTDHGNMILDCNFGPITDASALADRLCQRVGIVEHGLFLGLATTVIVAGPAGVRVLTP; encoded by the coding sequence ATGTCACACGACAAAACAGAACTCAAACAACTCGCAGCCCGGCACGCGACCGCCATGGTTGAATCCGGCATGACCGTTGGACTCGGGCATGGCAGCACATCGCTTCTGGCTGTCCGTGAACTGGCGCAATATTTGAAAGACGGTCGCCTCACGCGGATTGTTGGTATCCCCTGCTCAAAGGAGATCGAAGCCGAAGCCCGTTCGCTGGGGATCCCGCTGTCAACACTCGAAGAGAATCCGGTGATCGACATCACGCTGGACGGCGCCGACGAGGTCGATCCGCAGCTCAACCTGATTAAGGGGGGAGGCGGGGCGCTGCTGCGCGAGAAGATCGCGGCCCAGGCGTCGCGCCGCGAAGTGATCATGATTGACGATTCCAAGATGTCTGATGTTTTGGGAACGAAGTGGGCGGTGCCGGTCGAGGTTGTCCCGTTTGGTTGGCGGACCCAGGCGCAGTTTGTCGAGTCGCTCGGTGCGGTGGTCTCTGTCCGCATGAAAGGGACAGAGCCATTTCGCACCGATCATGGAAACATGATTCTCGATTGCAACTTTGGGCCGATCACGGACGCGTCCGCGTTGGCCGACCGGCTCTGCCAACGAGTCGGCATCGTCGAGCACGGCTTGTTTCTAGGACTGGCGACGACGGTCATTGTGGCAGGACCGGCAGGAGTCCGCGTGCTCACGCCCTGA